The Polyangium aurulentum genomic interval CCTGTGGCGGGACCGGGCCGCGCAGGAGGCGGGGCAATGGCTCGAGCGGCGCCGGGCGGAGGACATGCGCGGGCTCGGAGGGAGGGACCGCGGTTATCTGGAGGCGGTCGTCCGGCTCGCGCAGCGGACGAGGCGAAGGCGGAGGCGAATGGTCGGGGCGCTCTTCGCGGGCCTCGGCGTGGTCACGCTCGTCATTTTGGTCCTGCTCTTCCAGGCGAACCGGGCGGCGGCGCGCGCGGAGGCGGAGAGGGCCGCAGCGGAGGGGAGCGCCCAGCGCGCGAGGAATGCCACGCGGATGGCCGCGGCGCGCGAGCTGTCGAGCGACCCCACGAAGATGCTCGCGCTGCTGCGCGAGGTGGAGCCGCCCGAGGTGCCACGTGGGTGGTCCGAGCTGACGCGCGAGGCGCTGTACGCCGGGGTGGCCAGCGTGGTCCTCGCCCATCCGGAAGACGTCTTCAGCGCCGCGTGGAGCCCCGACGGCAAGCGCATCGTCACGGCATCCAAGGACAAGACGGCGCGGGTGTGGAGCGCCGACGGCACGGGCGACCCGCTGGTGCTCCGAGGTCACGAGGAGTCCGTCACTTCGGCGGCGTGGAGCCCCGACGGCAAGCGCATCGCCACGACATCCATGGACAAGACGGCGCGGGTATGGAGCGCCGACGGCACGGGCGAGGCGCTGGTGCTCCGCGGTCACGAGGAGACCGTCACTTCGGCGGCGTGGAGCCCCGACGGCAAGCGCATCGTCACCGCGTCCTTTGACAATACGGCGCGGGTGTGGAGCGCCGACGGCACGGGCGAGGCGCTGGTGCTCCGCGGTCACGAGCAGATGGTCAAGTCGGCGGCGTGGAGCCCCGACGGCAAGCGCATCGTCACGGCATCCAAGGACAACACGGCGCGGGTGTGGAGCGCCGATGGCACGGGCGAACCGCTGGTGCTGCGCGGTCACCAGGAGGCGGTCCTGGCGGTGGCGTGGAGCCCCGACGGCAAGCGCATCGTCACCGTGTCTCACGACAAGACGGCGCGGGTGCGGAGCGCCGATGGCACGGGCGAGCCTCTGGTGCTCCGAGGTCACCAGGAGGCGGTCTATGCGGTGGCGTGGAGCCCCGACGGGAGGCGCATCGTCACCGGGTCCTGGGACAGGACGGCGCGGGTGTGGAGCGCCGACGGCACGGGGGATCCCCTGGTCCTCCGCGGTCACGAGAGGGAGGTCAATTCGGCGGCGTGGAGCCCCGACGGGGGGCGCATCGTCACCGCGTCCTTCGACAAGACCGCGCGGGTGTGGAGCGCCAGGGTCGACCCGCTGCTGCTCCGCGGTCACGAGAAGGAGGTCAATTCGGCGGCGTGGAGCCCCGACGGGGAGCGTATCGTCACCGCGTCCTTCGACAGGACCGCGCGGGTGTGGAGCGCCGACGGCACGGGCCATCCTCTGGTGCTCCGCGGTCACGAGAAGGAGGTCTATTCGGCGGCGTGGAGCCCCGACGGGAGGCGCATCGTCACCGGGTCCTGGGACAGGACCGCGCGGGTGTGGAGCGCCGACGGCACGGGCAACCCTCTGGTGCTCCGCGGTCACGAGGCTCAGGTCACCTCGGCCGCGTGGAGCCCCGACGGGGGGCGCATCGTCACCGCGTCCTGGGACAAGACCGCGCGGGTGTGGAGCGCCGACGGCACGGGCCATCCTCTGGTGCTCCGCGGTCACGAGGCTTATGTCATCTCGGCCGCGTGGAGCCCCGACGGGGGGCGCATCGTCACCGGATCCGGGGACAAGACGGCGCGGGTATGGAGCGCCGATGGCAGGGGCGAGCCGCTGGTGCTCCGCGGTCACGAGAACTGGGTCAATACGGTGGCGTGGAGCCCTGACGGCAAGCGCATCCTCACCGCGTCCGATGACGAGACCGCGCGGGTGTGGAGCGCCGATGGCAGGGGCGAGCCGCTGGTGCTCCGTGGTCACGCGAACTGGGTCTATGCGGCGGCGTGGAGCCCCGACGGGGGGCGCATCGCCACCGCGTCTCACGATCGGACCGTCCGCGTGTGGAACGCGAACACGGCCGAGCTGCTCCTGATCCTGCGCGGCCCCGACGCCTTCAACAGCGTTGCCTTCAGCCCCGACGGCAAGCGCATCGTCGCGGCCACCAACGACAGGACCGTCTCGATCTGGTCCGATGTCGAGCCGTTCCACGGCACCGAGGACCCCAGGCTATGGCGCGCGACCTCGTACTGCATGCCCATCGAGCGCAGGGTCGAGCTCCTGGGCGTCTCCGAGGCCGCTGCCAGAGCCCATCGAGACGATTGCTTGCGCCGCGTCGAAGAAGCACCTGCGCGCTCTGGGCGGTGAACTCCCGCCGCGCATCTGCCGGTTTTCCGTGGCGGAATCTCCTGGCCATTTCGAGATCTCGACCGCGCTCGAGCCCGCGCGCGATGAACGTCGACTTCGGGCCGCGCCGCGGGCGTCTCGGCGAGGCCGGGACCGCTGCCGACATCTTCCACGAGCTCGGCGCGCCCGGACCGGGTACTCTCCCCCAATGACGACCGATGACGAAGATCTGCCGGCCAGCGCGCTCCTCCGGCAGGCCCTCGAGCGTGCCTCGCGGCGGACCATCGCGCAGCAGTTGCCCCCGGAGCTGCCGGGGTTGCTCGTCGACGAGGGCATCTGGTCGCCGGCCGAGGCGCTCGAGCGCATCGACAGCCCGCCTGGGAGCGCACACCCGGCCGCGCTCGCCGCGCTCGCGCCCCGATTGCCCGCCGACCTGGCGCTCGCGGCCCTCGCTCGCGCTGATGCCTCCGAAGAGAGCTTCGCCCTCGTCGCCGGCCTCGTCGCGCTTGCGCGCCGTCTGCTCGATCTCGGCGCCGTGAACGAGGTTTTCGAGGTGCTGACCCGGCTGCCTCCGCAAGCGCGCGGCCTGGTCGTCGCCCGCGTCGCCGACCGGCTGCCCGACGACCTGCGGGCATCCGCGGTGCGCCTCGCCCTCGCCGATTTCACGCTCTCCGGCAGCTACGACGCCTGCATCGCCCGTCTGCTCTTCGCGCGCCTGCTGCCGGATCGGCGCGACGCCCTCGTCGCGGAGGGCTTACACGCGCTCGGCGAGTACCCGACCGATCCATTCATCCTGCAATGGATGGCGTACGCCGGGGCCGGTGCGCGAGCCGTCGCGCTCGCACGCGACGAGGACTCCCCCCTTGGCCGCATGCAGTCCCTCGCCGCCGTGATCCCGTATTGCCGCGGGCGTGAGCGCGGCAGGTTGTGGAAGGCGTGGCGCGAGGACCTCGAGCAGACCCTCGCCGGTCGAAGCCGGCCCACCGACCTGCGCCTGCCGCTCCCCGCCCGCGCCAACGAGCTCGCCGAGCTGGCCGCCCTGGCACGCGCGCGTCCGCAGCCACGCGGGTGCGCCGTGGCCCTGGCGCACCTCGCCGTGCATCACCACGAACTCGCCGACGAGGCTCTCGCGGCGGTGCGAAAGCTCGATGGCCTCGACCGCGTCCTCGGGCTCGCGTCGCTGCTCCCGGCGCTCGCGGGCGCGAGCCGCCATGAAGCCGCCCGCGAGGCGTGGAGCATCGTGGCCGAGCTCGACGTGGATCGCGCATCGATCGCGGACCTCTTCCACGCCTGGCCCGGGCCCGTCGACGAGCCGCCGCTCGACGACCGCCCGATCTCGCCGACCCTCTCCGGCCTGCGCGCGCGCATCGTCGCCCACCTCCCGCCCGACGCGCGCCGGCCCGCGGCCCTCGCCCTGCTGTCCGCCGCCCTGCGCATCGACGACGCTCACTACCGCGCGGCCGCGCTCGCGGCTTTCGGCGCGCACCTCCCCGACGCCGACGCGCGGGCCCGCGTGTTTGCCCGCGCGGAGTCCCTCGCGCTCGCCAGCACGCGCCCCTGGATCGGCCTCGGGCACCTGCTCGCGCGCGTCGATCCCGAGGTTCGCCCGCCGCTCGCCCGCCGCGCGCTCGCGTCACTCCCCGACAAACTCGACGAGGAGACCCTGCACGCCCTGCCCGCGCTCGTCGAGGCGCTCGGAGCCGACGATGCCGCCGCGCTCGTGGCCCGGGTCTGCGAGGAGGGAAGCTGGAGCAGCGTCAACGACCTGTGGGCGATCGTCGACGCCGCGCTACGGGCAGGCGCGGTTCGTCCGCTCGCCGAGCTTTTCCTCGGCGAGCGCGGGCAGCGCGAGGCGGAGTACGTCCTGCCCCAGCTGCTGCGTCATGCGGACGCCGAGCTGCGCCCGCGCATCGCCGCAGTCCTGCTCGAGCCCTTCGACGACGAGCACCTCTTCCAGTTCCCCGACATCGTCGTCGCCGTGCCCTGGCTGTCGCCGGCCGAGCGCGAGCGCCTGGTCGCGCGGATTCCCACAAAGCCGCTAGGGGGCAAGTTCGGCAACCGGCGTGAGCCGCTGATCATCGCCCTCGCCCGCCCGCTCGCCGAGCAGGGCGCCCTCGACCTGCTGCGGCCACACCTCGCCAGCCTCGACCTGACGGACCGCCTCATCGCCCTCGCCTCCGCCCTGCCCTTCCTCGATCCGGACGAGCACAAACGCGTCACGCGCCGGATCTTCGGCGTCCTGCGACGTAGTTCCGGCTATTCCCTCGCCTCCGCCCTGCCCTTCCTCGATCCGGACGAGCACAAACGCGTCACGCGCCGGATCTTCGGCGTCCTGCGACGTAGTTCCGGCTATTTCGTCTGGCGTGTCGCCCCGGACCTCGCCGCTGACGGTCACGCCGATGGGCTCGTCGAGCTGGTCGCGCCGCTGGGTGTCGACGGCCTCGCCCGCATCGCCCGCCACGTCTCGGCGGACCGAAGGCCGCGACTGCTCGAGCTGGTCGCGCGCGGGGTCCTCGACGGCACCGCGCAGATCACGACCAGCGCCGAGCTCCGCGCGCTCGGCCTGCTCCTCCGCGAGCTGCCGCGTGACGTCCTCGCGCGGCTGTGCGAGCGCGTGCTCGAGGGTATCGGCGGCTCCGGGCGCCCGGACCTGCTGCAGGCCCTCGTCGTCGAGGAGAGCGACGACGACGTCGATCCCGGCCTGACGCGCGCGCTCGTTGCGCTCGCGGGCCCGGCCGGCCTGCCGGCCTGCATCGCCCTGCTCGAGGACGTCGG includes:
- a CDS encoding protein kinase domain-containing protein, which gives rise to MEIPEARALTIPRDAGPGAVDFRLVPGAVLKNYELIRQLGAGGMGTVFLARDVRLGRLVAIKFLLEPTETAAERFLGEVRATAQCRHENIVIIHEADEVDGAPYMVLEYIQGRTLRAVMAERAHDIRAAAIELMLPVARALARAHEMGIIHRDLKPENILLGDDGVVKVVDFGIAKQVSPALAATQPAAQVTPRDEMALTEDGALLGTLPYMSPEQWQQEPLDARSDIWAAGIILFELSTGAHPLEPLSLARLAQVVDLETPMPSVRAKSPDLGPLADVIDRCLKKRKEERLGSARELAEALERLGADKGRPVIAEDESPFAGLSAFQEADEARFFGRENDVAAVIGRLRNQQLVMIAGPSGAGKSSFVRAGVIPALKRAGRDVETFVVRPGRRPLAALADVLAFLADTDDAPGEADPEAIAKTLRSQPGYLGARLRSRCRRRGSDHRILLFVDQLEELYTLGIGPEERAAFCACLEGVADDASSPLRVVLSMRGDFLDRLAEERRFSAEVTRGLFLLPPMTGEGLRAALVKPLEAARYAFEDEALVGEMLGGLAGTRSPLPLLQFTALKLWEGRDRERRLLTREAYLSLGGVAGALSAHADAVLSGMSPGEQRLTRAIFTRLVTPERTRAIVRLEELFALSEDSAAVEGVVGHLAEARLLAIEAEGEREGRTVEIVHESLIDRWGKLGQWLDADEHDAQFLVELRNAAQQWEKNGRADDFLWRDRAAQEAGQWLERRRAEDMRGLGGRDRGYLEAVVRLAQRTRRRRRRMVGALFAGLGVVTLVILVLLFQANRAAARAEAERAAAEGSAQRARNATRMAAARELSSDPTKMLALLREVEPPEVPRGWSELTREALYAGVASVVLAHPEDVFSAAWSPDGKRIVTASKDKTARVWSADGTGDPLVLRGHEESVTSAAWSPDGKRIATTSMDKTARVWSADGTGEALVLRGHEETVTSAAWSPDGKRIVTASFDNTARVWSADGTGEALVLRGHEQMVKSAAWSPDGKRIVTASKDNTARVWSADGTGEPLVLRGHQEAVLAVAWSPDGKRIVTVSHDKTARVRSADGTGEPLVLRGHQEAVYAVAWSPDGRRIVTGSWDRTARVWSADGTGDPLVLRGHEREVNSAAWSPDGGRIVTASFDKTARVWSARVDPLLLRGHEKEVNSAAWSPDGERIVTASFDRTARVWSADGTGHPLVLRGHEKEVYSAAWSPDGRRIVTGSWDRTARVWSADGTGNPLVLRGHEAQVTSAAWSPDGGRIVTASWDKTARVWSADGTGHPLVLRGHEAYVISAAWSPDGGRIVTGSGDKTARVWSADGRGEPLVLRGHENWVNTVAWSPDGKRILTASDDETARVWSADGRGEPLVLRGHANWVYAAAWSPDGGRIATASHDRTVRVWNANTAELLLILRGPDAFNSVAFSPDGKRIVAATNDRTVSIWSDVEPFHGTEDPRLWRATSYCMPIERRVELLGVSEAAARAHRDDCLRRVEEAPARSGR